One Rosa chinensis cultivar Old Blush chromosome 3, RchiOBHm-V2, whole genome shotgun sequence DNA window includes the following coding sequences:
- the LOC121052244 gene encoding uncharacterized protein LOC121052244: protein MHHSIDSLNHNQTSFQNHIMAQLSALQSTIVQTNQHQPLHYSASVSTQPQSQVTPLSTLPPPQTPSTVPQLTFGSISSPHTPQPSSSAPPHYTTITSVPQPQSSTTTTMTLPNHFSLPEYTVPNSSTLAFPRMQPHNPYPFDNQCFRPPKVDLPRFYGDNAAGGLSMAERYLRTQNIPTHAHIATVASHFGPTASIWMNSFDQRNPSASWEQFVGAFLQHFGGCTTIDFKVSLSHMQQTSSVDAFINEFTTLAYRAPEWSDANLLSIFIGGLKPAIRHDVVAIEPRSLAYAQRLARRYETKQADNQPSRPPHPSNWSYSHKALPSNIPSAPTTHTTTSQITPFSHPDTSQKQKAETPLCKWSTSKQREGRAQGLCYSCDEQWSQTHVGKRPVMAILESPTPLEELPIEEIVEEEQPSDSEQFIPIHAITHTMIGHMMRCKGFINKQPISVFVDCRSATNFLNPVVATRLGLTMQPVS from the coding sequence ATGCACCACTCCATTGATTCTCTCAATCATAACCAAACTTCcttccaaaaccacatcatGGCACAACTATCAGCCTTGCAAAGCACTATTGTACAGACCAATCAACACCAACCGCTGCACTATTCTGCCTCAGTTTCAACTCAACCACAATCTCAGGTAACACCACTATCAACCCTTCCACCTCCCCAAACCCCATCCACCGTACCACAACTTACCTTTGGCTCTATTTCCTCCCCACACACGCCACAACCATCTTCCTCGGCACCACCTCACTATACTACCATAACTTCAGTTCCCCAGCCACAATCCTCCACCACCACTACCATGACTCTGCCAAACCACTTTTCTCTTCCGGAATACACAGTACCAAACTCTTCTACCCTTGCATTTCCCAGAATGCAACCACACAACCCCTACCCATTTGACAACCAATGTTTTCGCCCACCTAAAGTTGATCTTCCCCGGTTCTACGGTGACAACGCCGCTGGCGGGTTATCCATGGCGGAACGCTATCTTCGAACCCAAAATATTCCAACACATGCCCACATAGCCACAGTTGCCTCTCACTTTGGACCGACAGCATCCATCTGGATGAACtcctttgatcaaagaaacccATCAGCTTCTTGGGAACAATTTGTCGGAGCATTCCTGCAACACTTTGGAGGATGCACTACTATTGATTTCAAGGTATCTCTTTCACATATGCAGCAAACATCCTCTGTTGATGCATTCATCAATGAGTTCACCACATTGGCTTACCGGGCACCGGAATGGTCCGACGCCAATCTTCTATCCATCTTTATCGGTGGACTCAAACCGGCTATCAGGCATGACGTCGTGGCCATTGAACCACGTTCGTTGGCTTATGCCCAGCGCCTGGCACGCCGATATGAAACCAAGCAGGCCGACAACCAGCCCAGTCGACCACCACATCCTTCCAACTGGTCGTACTCTCACAAGGCATTACCCTCCAACATTCCATCGGCCCCCACAACCCACACCACTACAAGCCAAATCACACCCTTTTCCCACCCTGATACcagccaaaaacaaaaagcagAAACTCCTTTATGTAAATGGTCCACAAGTAAGCAGAGAGAAGGCAGAGCCCAGGGACTCTGTTACAGCTGCGATGAACAGTGGTCCCAGACCCACGTTGGTAAGAGACCGGTCATGGCCATTTTGGAATCACCAACACCATTGGAGGAACTTCCAATAGAGGAAATTGTGGAAGAGGAACAGCCGTCTGACTCGGAGCAATTTATTCCGATTCACGCCATCACTCACACAATGATCGGTCATATGATGAGATGCAAAGGCTTCATTAACAAACAACCCATTTCTGTG